From one Enterococcus sp. DIV2402 genomic stretch:
- the tsf gene encoding translation elongation factor Ts: MAQISAKLVKELRDMTGVGMMDAKKALVEVEGDIDKAVDFLREKGMAKAAKKNDRIAAEGLAAVAVNGNTAAIVEVNSETDFVSKNEKFQTLVKEIAEAVAVNKPADMDAAMELEISTGVIKNALIEATQVIGEKISFRRFDVVEKEDNAAFGGYLHMGGRIAVLTVVEGTTDEEVAKDVAMHVAAINPRYVDESQIPQEELDHEKSVLTEQALNEGKPANIVEKMVVGRLNKFKAEISLVDQPFVKDPDMTVAKYVASKGATVKSFTRFEVGEGIEKREDNFVEEVMSQVNK; this comes from the coding sequence ATGGCTCAAATCTCAGCTAAATTAGTAAAAGAATTACGCGACATGACTGGCGTAGGTATGATGGATGCTAAAAAAGCATTAGTAGAAGTAGAAGGCGACATCGATAAAGCAGTTGACTTTTTACGTGAAAAAGGTATGGCAAAAGCTGCTAAGAAAAATGACCGTATCGCTGCTGAAGGTTTAGCTGCAGTTGCAGTTAATGGAAACACTGCTGCAATCGTAGAAGTAAACTCTGAAACAGACTTCGTTTCTAAAAACGAAAAATTCCAAACTTTAGTAAAAGAAATCGCTGAAGCTGTAGCTGTAAACAAACCAGCTGACATGGACGCTGCAATGGAATTAGAAATTTCTACTGGCGTGATCAAAAATGCATTGATTGAAGCTACTCAAGTAATTGGTGAAAAAATCAGCTTCCGTCGTTTTGACGTTGTTGAAAAAGAAGATAACGCAGCATTCGGTGGATACTTACACATGGGTGGACGTATCGCTGTATTAACTGTTGTAGAAGGAACAACTGATGAAGAAGTTGCTAAAGACGTAGCTATGCACGTTGCAGCAATCAACCCTCGTTATGTTGACGAATCTCAAATTCCTCAAGAAGAATTAGATCATGAAAAATCAGTATTAACTGAACAAGCATTAAATGAAGGCAAACCAGCAAATATCGTTGAAAAAATGGTAGTTGGACGCTTAAATAAATTTAAAGCTGAAATCTCATTAGTAGACCAACCATTCGTTAAAGATCCAGATATGACAGTAGCTAAATATGTAGCTTCAAAAGGCGCTACTGTGAAATCATTCACTCGTTTTGAAGTGGGCGAAGGTATCGAAAAACGTGAAGATAACTTTGTAGAAGAAGTTATGAGCCAAGTAAATAAATAA
- the argC gene encoding N-acetyl-gamma-glutamyl-phosphate reductase translates to MKAAIVGVTGYTGIELVRLIHQHPSLTLGTLHSHSMHKNSISELYPHLQQLCEQEVEAYDAEKIMKNNDIVFFATPSGISKDLVHEFVAQDFPVIDLSGDLRLKDLESYQKWYKKDPTTQDIVDKAIYALPEFSAIKGNLLSNPGCYATAAILSLVPVLKEQLIDLDTIILDGKSGLSGAGKQLSDSSHYVTVDENMTMYKLNQHQHIPEIIQFLQTFDSSLSTIQFTTSLIPIKRGIFMTLYAKIKPNVTSEQIQQAFDKHYQSKPFVRVQPTGCLPELRQVTGTNFCDIGFGVNEENQTLTVVAVIDNLMKGAAGQAIQNFNLWAGLEETCGLTQVPLFP, encoded by the coding sequence ATGAAAGCAGCAATCGTTGGTGTGACAGGATATACAGGGATAGAATTGGTGCGTTTGATTCATCAACACCCCTCATTGACATTGGGGACCTTACATAGTCACTCGATGCATAAAAACTCAATTTCAGAGTTATATCCACATCTACAACAGCTTTGTGAGCAAGAAGTTGAAGCATACGATGCAGAAAAAATCATGAAAAATAATGATATTGTCTTTTTTGCTACTCCTTCAGGAATTAGTAAAGACTTAGTCCATGAATTTGTAGCACAAGATTTTCCAGTTATTGATTTATCTGGCGATCTTCGTTTAAAAGATTTAGAGAGTTATCAAAAGTGGTATAAAAAAGACCCCACTACTCAAGATATCGTAGATAAAGCAATCTATGCTTTACCAGAATTTTCAGCAATCAAAGGAAATTTATTATCGAACCCAGGCTGTTATGCTACGGCAGCGATTCTTTCTTTGGTGCCAGTACTTAAAGAACAACTTATTGATTTAGATACCATTATTTTGGATGGGAAATCGGGTTTATCTGGTGCAGGTAAACAATTATCAGATAGTAGTCATTACGTGACAGTTGACGAAAATATGACAATGTATAAATTAAACCAACATCAACATATTCCAGAAATTATTCAATTTTTACAAACATTTGATTCAAGTTTATCAACGATTCAATTTACAACGAGTTTGATTCCAATTAAGCGTGGTATTTTTATGACTCTTTATGCCAAAATCAAACCAAACGTAACAAGTGAACAAATCCAACAAGCATTTGATAAACATTATCAATCCAAACCGTTTGTCCGAGTACAACCAACTGGCTGTTTACCAGAACTACGCCAAGTAACAGGAACAAACTTTTGTGATATCGGTTTTGGTGTAAACGAAGAAAATCAAACATTAACTGTAGTGGCAGTCATCGATAATTTGATGAAAGGTGCTGCTGGTCAGGCAATTCAGAATTTTAACTTATGGGCGGGACTTGAAGAGACTTGCGGTTTAACGCAAGTCCCATTGTTCCCGTAA
- the argB gene encoding acetylglutamate kinase: protein MKTIVVKMGGVASDNLNDAFFQKISSWQNQGYRVIIVHGGGHYISKMMDILGIKVEVKQGLRVTSEKTLEITRMVLLGQVQPMITTHFQQAGFPTLGMNAGCDQLIQGKIIDEEKLGFVGEVTAVNSELLNTLIEKHHIPIIAPLGITESGQWLNINADEVACKVAASIKAEKLYLLTDVPGIKKESEWLKEISVAEISQLKTEKVVTGGMLPKLDSAHKALLAGVKSVFISNTIDSFGTEIKVAVG from the coding sequence ATGAAAACAATCGTAGTAAAAATGGGCGGCGTTGCTTCAGATAACTTAAATGATGCTTTTTTTCAAAAAATTTCTTCTTGGCAAAACCAAGGTTATCGTGTGATTATTGTTCATGGAGGGGGACACTATATCTCTAAAATGATGGATATTTTAGGAATTAAAGTAGAAGTGAAGCAAGGACTACGTGTTACTTCTGAAAAAACATTAGAAATTACGCGAATGGTTTTATTAGGACAAGTACAGCCGATGATTACCACTCATTTTCAACAAGCAGGTTTTCCTACACTAGGTATGAATGCTGGTTGTGATCAATTGATTCAAGGAAAAATTATTGATGAAGAAAAATTAGGTTTTGTTGGTGAAGTGACGGCAGTGAACAGCGAGCTTTTAAATACCTTAATTGAAAAACATCACATTCCCATCATTGCGCCATTAGGGATTACTGAATCAGGACAATGGTTAAATATCAATGCTGATGAAGTAGCTTGTAAAGTTGCGGCAAGTATTAAAGCAGAAAAGTTATATCTATTAACAGATGTTCCAGGAATAAAAAAAGAATCTGAATGGCTAAAAGAAATTTCTGTAGCAGAAATCTCTCAATTAAAAACAGAAAAAGTAGTTACAGGTGGCATGTTACCAAAATTAGACAGTGCACATAAAGCGCTGTTAGCAGGCGTGAAATCAGTCTTTATCAGTAATACGATTGATTCATTTGGAACAGAAATAAAAGTAGCTGTAGGTTGA
- the argS gene encoding arginine--tRNA ligase yields the protein MNNKDIVSKAIFDVVKEDLSLEQVQQLLENPKSADHGDVAFPAFALAKVYRKAPQQIAADLAEKIDGSSFEKIEVVGPYLNFFMNKAVISQNVLATVVKEKNHFGDSSEGNNASVPIDMSSPNIAKPISMGHLRSTVIGNSIGFILEKVGYQPIRINHLGDWGTQFGKLIVAYKKWGSEEAVRNEPITELLRLYVEFHEKAEEDKALEDEARAWFKKLEDGDEEAISLWQWFRDESMKEFNKIYDMLEVSFDSLNGEAFYNDKMDEVVEMLEEKHLLKEDQGAEIVDLTNYDLNPALIRKSDGATLYITRDMAAALYRKRTYNFGKSLYVVGNEQSYHFKQLKAVLKEMGFDWADDMYHIPFGLITKDGKKLSTRKGKIVLLEEVLNEAIDSAKEQISEKNPTLENKEEVAKQVGVGAVVFHDLKNDRLNNFDFTLEEVVRFEGETGPYVQYAHARAMSILAKAAFTPDETKTYALNDEESWEVIKLIQRYPETIQQAADKYEPSVIAKHSIKLAQAFNKYYANTKILAEDEQKEARLALVYAVTVLLKEDLRLLGLHAPEKM from the coding sequence ATGAATAACAAAGATATCGTATCAAAAGCAATTTTTGATGTGGTCAAAGAAGATTTGTCATTAGAACAAGTTCAACAGCTATTAGAAAACCCAAAATCAGCCGATCATGGAGACGTGGCTTTTCCGGCATTTGCCTTGGCAAAAGTTTACCGTAAAGCACCACAACAAATTGCTGCCGATTTAGCTGAAAAAATTGATGGTTCATCATTTGAAAAAATTGAGGTAGTTGGACCGTATTTAAACTTCTTTATGAATAAAGCGGTAATTAGTCAAAACGTTTTAGCAACCGTTGTAAAAGAAAAAAATCATTTTGGTGATAGTAGCGAAGGAAACAACGCTAGTGTCCCAATTGATATGTCTTCTCCTAATATTGCTAAACCAATTTCAATGGGACATTTACGTTCAACTGTCATTGGGAATTCAATTGGCTTTATTTTAGAAAAAGTAGGCTACCAACCAATTCGTATTAACCACTTAGGAGATTGGGGAACACAATTTGGGAAATTAATTGTAGCTTATAAAAAATGGGGTTCAGAAGAAGCTGTTCGTAATGAACCCATCACTGAATTATTGCGTTTATATGTAGAATTCCATGAAAAAGCTGAAGAAGATAAAGCGTTAGAAGATGAAGCACGTGCATGGTTTAAAAAATTAGAAGATGGCGATGAAGAAGCTATTTCATTATGGCAATGGTTCCGCGATGAATCAATGAAAGAATTTAACAAAATTTATGACATGTTAGAAGTATCTTTTGATTCATTAAATGGCGAAGCTTTCTACAACGACAAGATGGATGAAGTTGTTGAAATGTTAGAAGAAAAACATTTATTAAAAGAAGACCAAGGTGCAGAGATTGTTGATTTAACGAATTACGACTTGAATCCTGCATTAATTCGTAAATCAGATGGTGCAACATTGTATATTACACGTGATATGGCCGCTGCGTTATATCGTAAACGTACGTATAATTTTGGCAAATCATTATACGTTGTTGGGAATGAACAAAGTTATCATTTCAAACAATTAAAAGCTGTATTAAAAGAAATGGGCTTTGATTGGGCTGATGATATGTATCATATTCCATTTGGCTTAATTACCAAAGATGGTAAAAAATTATCCACACGTAAAGGGAAAATTGTCTTATTAGAAGAAGTATTGAATGAAGCAATTGATTCAGCCAAAGAACAAATTAGTGAAAAAAATCCAACTTTAGAAAATAAAGAAGAAGTAGCTAAACAAGTAGGGGTAGGCGCAGTTGTTTTCCATGATTTGAAAAATGATCGTCTAAACAATTTTGACTTCACTTTAGAGGAAGTTGTTCGTTTTGAAGGTGAAACAGGACCGTATGTTCAATATGCACATGCGCGTGCGATGAGTATCTTAGCAAAAGCTGCATTTACACCAGACGAAACCAAAACGTATGCTTTAAATGATGAAGAAAGCTGGGAAGTGATTAAATTAATTCAACGTTACCCAGAAACAATCCAACAAGCAGCAGATAAGTACGAGCCATCTGTTATTGCGAAACATTCAATTAAATTGGCACAAGCATTTAACAAATATTATGCCAATACGAAAATCTTAGCAGAAGACGAGCAAAAAGAAGCGCGTTTAGCGTTAGTTTATGCTGTTACTGTTTTGTTAAAAGAAGATTTACGTCTCTTAGGTTTACATGCACCAGAAAAAATGTAA
- the argJ gene encoding bifunctional ornithine acetyltransferase/N-acetylglutamate synthase, with protein sequence MEKIKGTIASPIGFYADGIHCGLKRKKLDLGWIYSEVPASVAGVFTTNQVQAAPIKLSKAVIQGGKIQGIIVNSGNANACTGEEGFANAQQMQQLASEKLGIDASLVAVASTGVIGHQLPMERIVAGIELLDQSTEQQPENFQKAILTTDTTEKAITITAVIDGKQVTISGCSKGSGMIHPNMATMLGFITTDVAISSTLLQDLLKELTEVTFNQITVDGDTSTNDMVVVMANGLAKNQEITEKNTDYQQFKEMLTIVLTELAKLIAKDGEGATKLIEVDATGAKTASDARMIAKAIVGSMLVKSAIFGKDPNWGRILCAIGYSGVEFDPTNVTIELAGIPVFKAGEPLGFDVEQMEDNLSEEEIKIAVYLNEGDAFGQAWGCDLTYDYVKINALYHT encoded by the coding sequence ATGGAAAAAATTAAAGGTACAATTGCTAGTCCAATTGGTTTTTATGCGGATGGCATTCATTGTGGATTAAAAAGAAAAAAATTAGATCTAGGTTGGATCTATTCAGAAGTACCAGCGAGTGTTGCTGGGGTTTTTACAACGAATCAAGTACAGGCAGCTCCTATTAAATTAAGTAAAGCAGTTATACAAGGTGGTAAAATTCAAGGAATTATTGTTAATTCAGGAAATGCCAATGCTTGTACGGGTGAAGAAGGTTTTGCGAATGCGCAACAAATGCAACAGTTAGCCAGCGAAAAATTGGGGATTGATGCTTCATTAGTGGCTGTTGCTTCCACGGGTGTGATTGGACATCAATTACCCATGGAAAGAATTGTAGCAGGCATTGAATTGTTAGATCAATCGACAGAACAACAACCAGAAAATTTTCAAAAAGCCATTTTAACGACAGATACGACTGAAAAAGCTATCACTATTACAGCAGTCATTGATGGTAAGCAAGTAACAATCTCTGGTTGTAGTAAAGGTTCAGGGATGATTCATCCCAATATGGCAACTATGTTAGGCTTTATTACTACAGATGTGGCGATTTCATCTACGTTGTTGCAAGACTTATTAAAAGAATTAACAGAAGTAACGTTTAATCAAATTACAGTGGATGGTGACACTTCGACAAACGATATGGTCGTTGTGATGGCAAATGGATTAGCTAAAAATCAAGAAATCACTGAAAAAAATACCGATTATCAACAATTTAAAGAAATGCTAACAATCGTTTTGACAGAATTAGCCAAATTAATTGCGAAAGATGGCGAAGGGGCAACTAAATTAATTGAAGTAGATGCAACTGGAGCAAAAACAGCTAGCGATGCTCGAATGATTGCAAAAGCAATTGTTGGTTCAATGTTAGTAAAATCAGCTATTTTTGGAAAAGACCCAAACTGGGGACGTATTTTATGTGCGATTGGTTATAGTGGCGTTGAATTTGACCCAACAAACGTAACGATTGAGCTTGCAGGGATTCCAGTATTTAAAGCGGGTGAACCACTTGGATTTGATGTAGAACAAATGGAAGATAATTTAAGTGAAGAAGAGATTAAAATCGCTGTTTATCTAAATGAAGGCGATGCATTTGGACAAGCATGGGGCTGTGATTTGACGTATGACTACGTTAAAATCAATGCACTTTATCACACATAG
- a CDS encoding GNAT family N-acetyltransferase, with protein sequence MKQIEIVTYEEKYHDDFKRLGYEWLEKYVTVEPEDIKILNSPKEIILDTGGCIFFAKYQNEIVGTVSLIKVDETTYELAKLAVTEKYKGLKLGNLLMETAIQQAKEQYATKIILYTDQKLATALVLYQKFGFQEIPMINNKYIDSDLMMELSI encoded by the coding sequence ATGAAACAAATTGAAATTGTTACGTACGAAGAAAAATATCATGATGATTTTAAACGGTTAGGATACGAGTGGCTGGAAAAATATGTCACCGTTGAACCAGAAGATATTAAAATTTTAAATTCTCCTAAAGAGATTATTTTAGATACAGGCGGCTGTATCTTTTTTGCAAAATATCAAAATGAAATAGTCGGCACTGTTTCTTTGATTAAAGTAGATGAAACAACTTACGAGTTAGCAAAATTAGCAGTAACAGAAAAATACAAAGGGCTCAAACTAGGAAACTTACTAATGGAAACAGCCATCCAACAAGCCAAAGAACAATATGCAACAAAAATTATTTTGTATACAGACCAAAAATTAGCTACGGCACTTGTGCTTTATCAAAAATTTGGTTTCCAAGAAATTCCTATGATTAATAACAAATATATAGATTCTGATCTCATGATGGAATTATCTATTTAA
- the rpsB gene encoding 30S ribosomal protein S2, whose amino-acid sequence MAVISMKQLLEAGVHFGHQTRRWNPKMKKYIFTERNGIYIIDLQKTVKLVDAAYDYMKEVAEDGGIALFVGTKKQAQEAIKEEAIRAGQYYVNHRWLGGTLTNWETIQKRIARLKQINAMEQDGTFDVLPKKEVAGLNKERERLEKFLGGIADMPRIPDVMYVVDPRKERIAIQEAHKLNIPIVAMVDTNCDPDEIDVVIPSNDDAIRAVKLITSKMADAFIEGNQGEDQVVEEDFVAEEAATSIEEIVDVVEGDNASAE is encoded by the coding sequence ATGGCAGTAATTTCTATGAAACAATTACTAGAAGCCGGCGTACACTTTGGTCACCAAACACGTCGCTGGAACCCAAAAATGAAGAAATATATCTTCACAGAAAGAAACGGAATCTACATCATTGACTTACAAAAAACAGTTAAATTAGTAGATGCTGCTTACGATTACATGAAAGAAGTCGCTGAAGATGGCGGAATCGCATTGTTCGTAGGAACTAAAAAACAAGCTCAAGAAGCTATCAAAGAAGAAGCTATCCGCGCTGGTCAATACTATGTAAACCACCGTTGGTTAGGTGGAACTTTAACTAACTGGGAAACAATCCAAAAACGTATTGCTCGTTTGAAACAAATCAATGCAATGGAACAAGATGGAACATTTGATGTTTTACCTAAAAAAGAAGTTGCTGGTTTGAACAAAGAACGTGAACGTTTAGAAAAATTCTTAGGTGGTATCGCTGATATGCCAAGAATTCCAGACGTAATGTACGTGGTTGACCCTCGTAAAGAACGTATTGCAATTCAAGAAGCACACAAATTAAATATCCCAATCGTTGCTATGGTTGATACAAACTGTGATCCAGACGAAATCGACGTAGTAATTCCTTCAAATGACGATGCTATCCGCGCCGTTAAATTGATTACTTCTAAAATGGCAGATGCTTTCATCGAAGGCAACCAAGGTGAAGATCAAGTAGTTGAAGAAGATTTCGTAGCTGAAGAAGCTGCAACTTCAATTGAAGAAATTGTTGATGTAGTAGAAGGCGACAACGCATCAGCTGAATAA
- a CDS encoding ArgR family transcriptional regulator: protein MRKADRHVLIKQLVNNNTIRTQEELLHLLEKEGVTATQATISRDIRDLQIVKSPDGTGQAKFELFQESQGQKEETENQRLTHIIQDVVTKVDRVQFLTLINTIPDNAPILSAAIDEVSMKEKICTLAGFDVVVVISRTEEDAQVIENYFKTHAV, encoded by the coding sequence GTGCGTAAAGCGGATCGCCATGTATTAATTAAACAACTTGTGAATAACAATACCATTCGTACACAAGAAGAGTTGTTACATCTTTTAGAAAAAGAAGGAGTAACTGCAACTCAAGCAACCATTTCACGTGATATTCGTGATTTGCAAATTGTGAAATCACCAGATGGAACTGGACAAGCAAAATTTGAGTTGTTTCAAGAAAGTCAAGGTCAAAAAGAAGAAACCGAAAATCAACGCTTAACTCATATCATTCAGGATGTGGTAACTAAAGTTGACCGTGTACAATTTTTAACATTAATTAATACAATTCCTGATAATGCCCCTATCTTATCTGCAGCCATTGATGAAGTTTCAATGAAGGAAAAAATCTGTACATTAGCTGGTTTTGACGTTGTGGTTGTTATCTCGCGTACCGAAGAAGATGCACAAGTTATCGAAAATTATTTCAAAACACATGCTGTCTAA
- a CDS encoding acetylornithine transaminase, with amino-acid sequence MEGNGCYVTDNHGKKYLDFTSGIGVMNLGYNRAHLNQVLAEQAQKIWHTPNLYENHLQEVVAEKLIQEKDYLAFFCNSGAEANEAAIKLARKATGKSQIITFTNSFHGRTYGAMSATGQSAIHTGFEPLVPGFIYVPYNDFSALQEQISDQTAAIMLELIQGEGGVTVANQEWIQQIVTLCQEKKILLIVDEVQTGIGRTGSLFAFEQFGIEPDIFTLAKGLGNGFPIGAMLGKTALGEAFGPGSHGTTFGGNKLGMVVASEILDSLSSEILVASQQRSQQLFAGLNKIKSDKISEIRGKGLMIGIELQPDISVAEIVEDLEAEGLLALRAGANTLRLLPPLIISEEEVTLGLEKLTKVLEK; translated from the coding sequence ATGGAAGGCAATGGTTGTTACGTTACCGATAATCATGGAAAAAAATATTTAGATTTTACCAGTGGAATTGGAGTTATGAATTTAGGTTATAATCGAGCTCACTTAAATCAAGTTTTAGCAGAGCAAGCGCAAAAGATTTGGCATACGCCTAATCTTTATGAAAATCATTTACAAGAAGTTGTTGCAGAAAAATTGATTCAAGAAAAAGATTATTTAGCATTCTTTTGTAATTCGGGGGCAGAAGCAAACGAAGCAGCGATTAAATTAGCTCGTAAAGCAACAGGTAAATCTCAGATTATTACGTTTACCAATTCGTTCCATGGACGAACATATGGTGCTATGTCAGCGACTGGACAGTCAGCCATTCATACTGGATTTGAACCATTAGTTCCTGGTTTTATATATGTTCCTTATAATGATTTTTCAGCATTACAAGAGCAAATTTCAGATCAGACAGCAGCGATTATGCTTGAACTCATTCAAGGCGAAGGTGGCGTAACGGTTGCTAACCAAGAATGGATTCAGCAGATTGTTACACTGTGTCAAGAGAAAAAGATTCTATTGATTGTTGATGAAGTCCAAACTGGAATTGGCCGGACGGGTAGTTTATTTGCTTTTGAACAATTTGGCATTGAGCCAGATATTTTTACGTTAGCAAAAGGATTAGGCAATGGTTTTCCAATCGGAGCAATGCTAGGAAAAACGGCTTTAGGTGAAGCTTTTGGCCCAGGTAGTCACGGTACAACCTTTGGCGGAAATAAATTAGGAATGGTCGTAGCAAGTGAAATCCTAGATAGTTTGTCTTCGGAGATTTTGGTTGCTAGTCAACAAAGAAGTCAGCAATTATTTGCTGGTTTAAATAAAATTAAGTCAGACAAAATTAGTGAAATTCGTGGGAAAGGATTAATGATTGGTATTGAACTTCAACCGGATATTTCTGTTGCTGAAATAGTAGAAGATTTAGAAGCAGAAGGATTGTTAGCTCTACGGGCAGGTGCTAATACCTTACGTTTATTACCACCATTAATTATTTCTGAAGAAGAGGTTACTTTAGGACTTGAAAAATTAACTAAGGTTTTAGAAAAATAA
- a CDS encoding LysR family transcriptional regulator has protein sequence MRIQQLEYLEKIVALGSMNEAAKALYMTQPSLSSAIKELENEMNIQILVRSKTGVRLTEEGREFMSYAQQIMDQVQLLEEKYKDTRPRKQTFSVSAQHYAFVVHAFVELINSLNVKEYQFKLRETETENILEDLSRFKSELGILYLNSFNEKVMMKLFKERELIFQPLFHAKPHVFVSNTSPLGQKDLVELSDLEDYPYLSYEQGERNSFYFAEEILSTLEHRKDIKVSDRATIFNLMVGVNGYTISSGVLSKKLNDDKIIAVPLNIKDEMTIGYLKHKQKELSPIAQQYLQMLEDHIQGYGFEIL, from the coding sequence ATGAGGATACAACAATTAGAATATTTAGAAAAAATTGTCGCGTTGGGTTCAATGAATGAAGCGGCTAAAGCCTTGTATATGACACAACCAAGCTTGTCTAGCGCGATTAAAGAATTAGAAAATGAAATGAATATTCAAATTTTAGTTAGAAGTAAGACGGGTGTCCGTTTGACAGAAGAAGGACGTGAGTTTATGTCCTATGCACAACAGATTATGGATCAAGTTCAATTATTAGAAGAAAAATATAAAGATACACGTCCTCGTAAGCAAACTTTTTCAGTTTCAGCACAACATTATGCTTTTGTTGTCCATGCCTTTGTTGAATTAATTAATAGTTTAAATGTAAAAGAATATCAGTTTAAGTTGCGAGAAACAGAGACAGAAAATATTTTAGAAGATTTAAGCCGTTTTAAAAGCGAATTAGGTATTTTATATTTAAATTCGTTTAATGAAAAAGTCATGATGAAGCTATTTAAAGAACGGGAATTGATTTTTCAGCCACTTTTTCATGCGAAACCACATGTTTTTGTAAGTAATACTTCACCTCTAGGACAAAAAGATTTAGTAGAATTATCGGATTTAGAAGATTATCCTTATTTATCTTATGAGCAAGGCGAACGTAATTCATTTTATTTTGCTGAAGAAATTTTAAGTACCTTAGAGCATCGAAAAGATATTAAAGTGAGTGATCGGGCAACTATTTTTAATTTAATGGTGGGAGTGAATGGTTATACAATTAGTTCAGGAGTTTTAAGCAAAAAATTAAATGATGACAAGATTATTGCTGTCCCTTTAAATATCAAAGATGAAATGACGATTGGCTATTTAAAGCATAAACAAAAGGAATTATCGCCAATCGCTCAACAATATCTACAAATGTTAGAAGACCATATTCAGGGATATGGCTTTGAAATTTTATAA
- the argF gene encoding ornithine carbamoyltransferase — MEFQGKSFLAEKDFTQQELQYLIDLSQHLKKLKKQGITHRYLEGKNIALLFEKTSTRTRAAFTVASVDLGAHPEFLGANDIQLGKKESVEDTAKVLGSMFDGIEFRGSSQAVVEALAEHSGVPVWNGLTDEWHPTQMIADYLTIQESFGKVKGINLVYCGDGRNNVARSLLVTGAILGTNVRIVAPKELHPDEQLIALAKEYAQQSGAEILVTDNVDEGVLGADVLYTDVWVSMGEEDKFAERIELLLPYQVNQMMIEKTKNEQVIFLHCLPAFHDAETDYGQDIQEKFNLSEMEVTDEVFRSKHAKQFEQAENRMHSIKAVMAATLGHLFIPNS; from the coding sequence ATGGAATTTCAAGGGAAAAGTTTTTTAGCAGAAAAAGATTTTACACAACAAGAATTACAGTATTTAATTGATTTATCCCAGCATTTGAAAAAACTAAAAAAACAAGGGATTACACATCGTTATTTAGAAGGGAAAAATATTGCCTTATTGTTTGAAAAAACATCAACGCGAACACGGGCAGCTTTTACAGTGGCTTCGGTCGATTTAGGCGCTCATCCAGAATTTTTAGGCGCAAATGATATTCAATTGGGTAAAAAAGAATCCGTGGAAGATACGGCAAAAGTGTTGGGTAGTATGTTTGATGGGATTGAATTTCGTGGATCCAGTCAAGCAGTAGTTGAAGCATTGGCTGAACATTCGGGTGTCCCTGTATGGAATGGTCTCACTGATGAATGGCATCCAACACAAATGATTGCTGACTATCTAACGATTCAAGAAAGCTTTGGAAAAGTCAAAGGCATTAATCTCGTTTATTGTGGCGATGGTCGTAACAATGTGGCACGTTCATTGTTAGTCACTGGGGCTATTTTAGGGACAAATGTGCGAATTGTTGCACCAAAAGAATTGCATCCTGACGAACAATTAATTGCTTTGGCAAAAGAGTATGCGCAACAATCAGGTGCTGAAATTTTGGTGACAGACAATGTAGATGAAGGCGTTTTAGGCGCTGATGTCTTATATACCGATGTCTGGGTATCAATGGGTGAAGAAGATAAATTTGCTGAGCGAATTGAATTATTACTTCCTTATCAAGTGAATCAAATGATGATTGAGAAAACCAAAAACGAGCAAGTCATTTTCTTGCATTGTTTACCTGCTTTTCATGATGCAGAAACAGATTACGGTCAAGATATTCAAGAAAAATTCAATCTAAGTGAAATGGAAGTAACCGATGAAGTCTTCCGTAGTAAACATGCCAAACAATTTGAACAAGCTGAAAATCGCATGCATTCAATTAAAGCGGTTATGGCAGCAACTTTAGGACATTTATTTATTCCGAATAGTTAA